The following proteins come from a genomic window of Pseudochaenichthys georgianus chromosome 17, fPseGeo1.2, whole genome shotgun sequence:
- the LOC139435672 gene encoding histone H4 type VIII, giving the protein MSGRGKGGKGLGKGGAKRHRKVLRDNIQGITKPAIRRLARRGGVKRISGLIYEETRGVLKVFLENVIRDAVTYTEHAKRKTVTAMDVVYALKR; this is encoded by the coding sequence ATGAGTGGAAGAGGAAAAGGAGGAAAGGGACTCGGCAAGGGAGGCGCCAAGCGTCACCGCAAAGTTCTCCGTGATAACATCCAGGGCATCACCAAGCCCGCTATCCGCCGTCTGGCTCGCCGTGGCGGAGTGAAGCGTATCTCCGGTCTGATCTACGAGGAGACCCGTGGGGTGCTGAAGGTGTTCCTGGAGAATGTGATCCGTGATGCCGTCACCTACACCGAGCACGCCAAGAGAAAGACCGTGACCGCCATGGATGTGGTATATGCCCTGAAGAGGTAG